From a single Chitinophaga sp. Cy-1792 genomic region:
- a CDS encoding rhodanese-like domain-containing protein: MKKIFIAVAILCAGFAVKAQDKEDATAFAKDIKQSGVQVFDVRTAAEYKTGHLPNALQADFTQKSEFYERAKYLDKQKPVYVYCLGGGRSAGAAKWMRENGFTKVVELEGGINAWKQSGLPVDDAAVKAPQLTMDNYNQQVKVKGWVLTDVGAAWCPPCRQMEPVLKDLLSKRKDVKLVKVDGGNDTDVMKAINATTLPTFIVYKDGVEQSRFTGVTSKDNLDAMLK; encoded by the coding sequence ATGAAGAAGATATTTATTGCGGTTGCTATCCTGTGTGCAGGTTTTGCTGTAAAAGCACAGGACAAAGAAGATGCAACTGCCTTTGCCAAAGATATTAAGCAAAGCGGCGTACAGGTTTTTGATGTAAGAACAGCCGCAGAATATAAAACCGGACATTTGCCAAACGCTTTACAGGCCGACTTTACACAGAAATCAGAATTCTATGAAAGAGCGAAATACCTGGACAAGCAAAAGCCGGTGTATGTTTATTGTCTGGGTGGTGGCCGTAGTGCCGGCGCTGCCAAATGGATGCGTGAAAATGGCTTTACTAAAGTAGTGGAGCTGGAAGGGGGCATCAATGCCTGGAAACAGAGCGGTCTGCCGGTAGATGATGCAGCGGTGAAAGCGCCACAACTGACGATGGATAACTACAACCAGCAGGTAAAAGTAAAAGGCTGGGTGTTGACAGACGTAGGCGCAGCGTGGTGTCCGCCTTGCCGCCAGATGGAGCCGGTGTTAAAAGACCTGTTGTCCAAGCGAAAAGATGTGAAACTGGTAAAAGTGGATGGCGGTAATGATACCGATGTAATGAAAGCTATTAATGCCACAACATTGCCAACGTTTATCGTTTATAAAGACGGCGTGGAACAGAGCCGATTTACAGGTGTAACCAGCAAGGATAACCTGGATGCGATGCTGAAATAA
- a CDS encoding SAM-dependent methyltransferase, producing MQLLDGNYWNERYQHHQTQWDMGMVSPPLKAYADQLTNKATRILIPGGGNSYEAGYLWEQGFTNITVLDIAAAVTDQLKERFAATGIRVLEGDFFAHHETYELVLEQTFFCALDPLLRIDYVQHMSEMIVSGGKLTGVLFNRTFSHDGPPFGGNVTEYKELFSQDFELKVMEDCYNSHPARQGSEVFINFVRK from the coding sequence ATGCAGTTATTAGATGGAAATTATTGGAACGAGCGTTATCAACATCATCAAACCCAATGGGATATGGGGATGGTATCTCCCCCGCTGAAAGCCTATGCAGATCAACTGACCAACAAAGCTACGCGTATACTCATTCCCGGAGGCGGCAACAGCTATGAGGCCGGATATCTCTGGGAACAAGGATTTACAAATATTACCGTACTCGATATTGCAGCTGCTGTTACTGATCAGCTGAAGGAGCGTTTTGCCGCTACCGGTATCCGTGTACTGGAAGGCGATTTCTTTGCACACCACGAAACCTATGAACTCGTACTGGAACAAACATTCTTCTGCGCGTTGGACCCGTTACTGCGGATTGATTATGTGCAGCATATGAGTGAAATGATCGTTTCTGGCGGAAAACTGACAGGTGTTTTGTTTAACAGAACGTTTTCGCATGATGGTCCTCCTTTTGGAGGAAATGTGACGGAATATAAAGAGTTGTTTTCGCAGGATTTTGAATTGAAAGTCATGGAAGATTGCTATAACTCACATCCGGCAAGGCAGGGGAGCGAAGTGTTTATTAATTTTGTGCGTAAATAA
- a CDS encoding carboxypeptidase M32 translates to MPGSKSTAEQYADYKLKMQKIADVRNAIAVLGWDQETYLPEKGAAFRGQQITTLSSIAHELFTADDLGTLLHQLQNNTELNAVQQKNILLSIEDYDKNKKYPAALVAEISEATNQAYHAWIKARKANDYQLFAPTLTRMVELKRKEADILGYEDHPYNALLNEYEKGANTSMLDTIFTEVKSALSPVLDKIAQQPAVRRDFLHRSYNKDKQWKLGIDILKEMGYDMKAGRQDISEHPFTTSFNPLDVRVTTRIDENDFSNMTWSCIHEGGHALYEQGLPTEQYGLPCGEAASLGIHESQSRLWENNVGRSLDFWKFQYPKVQQLFSENLSDVSLDEFYHAINHVQPSLIRTESDELTYHFHIMIRYEIEKGLIDGSISTKDLNHTWNEYYRQYLHVDVPDDAQGVLQDIHWSHGSFGYFPTYSLGSFYAAQFFAAAQKQVPELATDIASGQYHSLLEWLRTNVHPFGRFYTSNELCEKITGKPLQFSYFLDYATNKFLK, encoded by the coding sequence ATGCCAGGAAGCAAATCTACAGCAGAACAATATGCCGATTATAAACTAAAGATGCAAAAAATTGCAGATGTAAGGAACGCAATCGCCGTATTGGGCTGGGACCAGGAAACCTATCTCCCAGAAAAAGGCGCCGCCTTCCGTGGTCAGCAAATTACCACCCTCAGCTCTATCGCACACGAACTATTTACCGCTGACGACCTCGGCACACTGCTGCATCAACTCCAAAACAACACTGAACTCAACGCGGTTCAACAAAAAAATATTCTGCTCTCCATCGAAGATTACGATAAAAACAAAAAATACCCGGCCGCCCTGGTAGCGGAAATCTCTGAAGCTACCAATCAGGCCTATCACGCATGGATCAAAGCCCGCAAAGCCAATGACTACCAGCTCTTTGCACCGACACTTACCCGCATGGTAGAACTGAAAAGGAAAGAAGCGGACATCCTCGGCTACGAAGACCACCCATACAACGCCCTCCTCAATGAATACGAGAAAGGCGCCAATACTTCCATGCTCGATACCATCTTCACGGAAGTAAAGTCTGCCCTATCACCGGTACTGGATAAAATAGCACAGCAACCCGCTGTTCGCCGCGACTTCCTCCACCGCAGCTACAACAAAGACAAACAGTGGAAACTGGGCATCGATATCCTCAAAGAAATGGGGTACGATATGAAAGCCGGCCGCCAGGATATTTCCGAACACCCTTTCACTACCAGCTTCAACCCGCTGGATGTACGCGTGACCACCCGCATCGATGAAAATGATTTCAGCAACATGACCTGGAGCTGTATCCACGAAGGCGGCCACGCACTCTATGAACAGGGGCTCCCCACAGAACAATACGGCCTCCCCTGCGGAGAAGCTGCCAGCCTGGGTATCCATGAGTCTCAATCACGCCTTTGGGAAAACAACGTGGGCAGAAGCCTTGACTTCTGGAAGTTCCAGTACCCTAAGGTACAGCAGCTGTTCAGCGAAAACCTCAGCGACGTCTCCCTGGATGAATTCTATCACGCCATCAACCATGTTCAGCCATCACTGATCAGAACAGAATCTGATGAACTGACCTATCACTTTCATATCATGATCCGCTATGAGATAGAAAAAGGCCTGATAGACGGCAGCATCAGCACCAAAGACCTGAACCACACCTGGAACGAATACTACCGTCAATACCTGCACGTAGATGTGCCGGATGATGCACAGGGCGTATTGCAGGATATCCACTGGTCGCACGGCAGCTTCGGCTACTTCCCGACCTATTCACTCGGTAGCTTCTATGCAGCACAGTTCTTTGCCGCCGCACAGAAACAGGTACCGGAGCTGGCCACAGACATCGCTTCCGGCCAATATCATTCGCTGCTGGAATGGCTGCGAACAAATGTACATCCATTCGGAAGGTTCTACACTTCCAATGAACTATGTGAGAAGATTACCGGAAAACCGCTACAGTTCAGCTATTTCCTTGACTACGCTACTAACAAGTTCCTGAAATAA
- a CDS encoding PKD domain-containing protein, whose translation MNNLTYTYRKIIAICVILMLSISKIYAQNVSIKADNTSGCSPMLVSFSATADPGYTSIVWDFDQGATVKDNLTPQKTYSVPKTYHVKVTAVYPTGTIEKTLDIVVHDNPTAIATGTVTDVCQHGTLSFTDNSSTPDGTIKNISWDFGDGTFADGTQGGTISHKFDYEGTYNVGTIVTNNWGCRSNSSPIAVTVRAADEPTFTAVKTGSCTTPFDVTFINTTRDPNKVYTYTYDYGDGTTGSSPQHTYTKAGSYTVSLKAFNGSCQAATTKKNYITVGGLKAAFEYHACLGEDVVFTNTTQPTPTSSIWTFDDGTVQRTDNAVKRINYQGSMVTLSVTLDGCTDVISVPVTLNPLPTDLGVANPAKQCAMPVTTQFTTQNSNAATWLWNFGDGTTSTLQNPTHTFTQNKNYPVTLTATSAEGCSVTNTVSADYSLPGLTIQPDQIEGCIPLDVKFTAISSTTPEEPFINFTWDFGDGGTAVGTSALHTFTTEGYHTVTLTGTTLNGCKVTTTTMIQSGFKPVVDFVGTPLVSCAKDPIQFTNKSTPPGQRWLWQFVTDQDDPRNPGSTFSSEENPSHTFHNFGMQTITLTVFNYGCQNELTKVDYISINPPIAEWATTVDCDNNLFRQFTDNSRWGNDPSLPKNYSWDFGDKTPLSTDPNPSHTYAQQGIYDVTLSINNGVCDNTYKDRVYIVTQLPVIKSANAAVCVGTDYSVNVSITDPALEQQFAIYWGDGAIDGYSAWNTNYTHTYSTPGQYQVQVVATDQNGCLRKSNIENITINGAIPKFQITGKPCRDEDITFTDLSTVNSGNQLTKWVWNFGDYSAEETKTTGPANTTHQYVNDGYYQVTLNVTDKNNCTVMAVQNYILDTHKADFVLATEEPCLNQDYQYYNASTNANSFQWDFGDGTSSTDANPVKGYAAAGSYTVKLITTTANGCTDTATQKLRVPDPKADFSMPATLAPCPPAKVVFTNNSTDFATTKWDFGDGSFTANDNPDGHNYTKAGTYNIVLTVYTSGGCSSTTTQTMKVDGPDGTMSFTPNQGCAPLDMQMSAVATKTVSYAWDFDDGVVEKTTVPVSPNHTYTTKGIFYPRVILTDDKGCAVPATSTDRLIVDKAVADFDIDNSAACGGGQVIFLNKSNSLTEDSLALPYSSSWDFGRSGLPNNNSINRNGVFNYPTPGASTVKLTVVSAYGCTAEKQKNLTIPTQPKANVSTIPDICQYATATITGSETAGVPNAKWLWNIAPDINNNTTAPISFVANTGGIIPVSLTITNEDGSCPSTALSQINVHVSPSLAPTPDQINICRGNPILLMANTDADATVTWTNYNIDNASSKTPQITPDIDTTYTVVATNPYGCTNTKSVHFTVTQPFTVTTSNYAICHGTGTFLQASGAYRYQWAPAPGLSNTSIPNPLVKPEISTDYVVSGFDKFNCFEVKATSHVTVNPTPIVNAGPDLTASTGSILPLAVTGSEDITQVRWTPQADLSCYTCLNPTATPKNDVTYFVEVTNQYGCKSTDDVSIKLLCDNANIFIPNTFSPNRDGVNDIFYIRGRGVKEVRSFKIFNRWGQLLFERYNFNPDDISKGWDGTFKGQVLTPDVYVYFAEVICDKGGDGLLKGNITLLR comes from the coding sequence ATGAATAACCTTACCTATACCTATAGAAAAATCATTGCTATTTGTGTCATTCTGATGTTAAGTATCAGCAAGATATATGCACAGAATGTGAGCATAAAAGCAGATAATACCAGTGGATGTTCACCTATGCTCGTGAGCTTTTCCGCTACCGCCGATCCTGGATATACCAGCATCGTGTGGGACTTCGACCAGGGCGCTACAGTCAAAGATAACCTGACTCCCCAAAAAACATACAGCGTTCCGAAAACTTACCATGTAAAGGTAACGGCTGTATATCCTACAGGCACTATCGAAAAAACACTGGACATTGTTGTACACGATAATCCCACCGCTATTGCCACCGGAACAGTTACAGATGTATGCCAGCATGGTACACTTTCTTTTACTGACAATAGCAGTACACCTGATGGTACGATCAAAAATATTTCCTGGGATTTCGGCGATGGCACCTTCGCAGATGGGACACAGGGCGGGACAATCAGCCACAAATTTGATTATGAAGGCACCTACAACGTCGGCACCATTGTTACCAACAACTGGGGCTGCCGCAGCAACAGTTCACCCATAGCAGTTACTGTCAGAGCCGCTGATGAACCTACGTTCACCGCAGTAAAAACAGGTAGCTGTACCACTCCTTTCGACGTTACTTTTATCAATACTACCAGAGATCCTAACAAAGTCTATACCTATACCTACGACTACGGTGATGGTACTACGGGTTCATCTCCCCAGCATACCTATACAAAAGCTGGTAGCTACACGGTTTCGCTGAAAGCCTTCAACGGCTCCTGCCAGGCTGCCACCACTAAAAAAAACTATATCACCGTAGGTGGACTCAAAGCGGCTTTCGAATACCACGCCTGTCTGGGTGAAGATGTAGTTTTCACCAACACCACCCAACCTACACCTACCTCTTCCATCTGGACCTTTGATGACGGCACCGTTCAACGCACTGATAATGCGGTAAAAAGAATTAATTATCAGGGGTCAATGGTAACGTTATCGGTTACACTGGATGGCTGTACAGATGTGATCTCTGTACCGGTAACACTTAATCCGTTACCAACAGATCTTGGTGTTGCCAATCCAGCCAAACAATGCGCTATGCCTGTAACTACGCAGTTTACAACGCAAAACAGCAATGCCGCTACCTGGCTGTGGAACTTCGGTGATGGCACCACTTCTACGTTACAAAATCCAACACATACCTTTACGCAGAATAAAAATTATCCGGTAACGCTGACTGCCACGTCAGCGGAAGGATGTAGCGTCACCAACACTGTCAGCGCTGACTACTCCTTACCAGGACTCACCATTCAGCCAGACCAAATAGAAGGCTGCATTCCTTTAGATGTAAAATTTACGGCTATCAGCAGCACTACACCGGAAGAACCTTTTATTAACTTCACCTGGGACTTCGGAGACGGTGGCACAGCTGTGGGTACATCTGCCCTTCATACCTTTACCACAGAAGGCTACCATACCGTTACTTTAACAGGGACCACGCTCAATGGCTGTAAAGTCACCACCACCACGATGATCCAGTCGGGATTCAAACCTGTGGTAGATTTTGTTGGTACACCACTGGTATCCTGTGCAAAAGATCCGATACAGTTTACCAACAAGTCAACACCTCCGGGACAAAGATGGCTGTGGCAGTTCGTGACCGATCAGGACGATCCACGGAACCCTGGATCTACCTTCTCTTCAGAAGAAAACCCTTCCCATACATTCCACAACTTCGGGATGCAGACTATCACCCTGACAGTGTTTAATTACGGTTGTCAGAACGAGCTTACCAAAGTTGATTATATCAGCATCAATCCACCTATTGCAGAATGGGCTACTACAGTAGATTGCGATAATAATTTATTCAGACAGTTTACTGATAATTCCAGATGGGGAAATGATCCGTCGCTGCCTAAAAATTATTCCTGGGATTTCGGCGATAAAACACCACTCAGCACAGATCCTAACCCTTCCCATACCTATGCCCAGCAAGGGATATACGATGTTACACTGTCTATAAACAATGGTGTTTGTGACAATACCTACAAAGACAGAGTTTATATAGTCACACAACTTCCTGTCATTAAGAGTGCTAACGCAGCGGTATGTGTAGGCACGGACTATTCTGTAAATGTCAGCATCACTGACCCTGCGCTGGAACAGCAATTTGCCATCTATTGGGGAGACGGAGCGATTGACGGGTACTCTGCCTGGAACACCAATTACACACATACTTACAGCACACCTGGCCAATACCAGGTACAGGTGGTGGCTACAGATCAGAATGGCTGTTTGCGTAAATCAAATATTGAAAATATTACCATCAATGGCGCCATTCCTAAATTCCAGATAACTGGAAAACCCTGCCGGGATGAGGATATTACCTTTACAGATCTGAGCACTGTCAACAGTGGTAACCAGCTCACAAAATGGGTGTGGAACTTCGGCGACTACAGCGCCGAAGAGACCAAAACCACTGGTCCGGCAAATACTACACATCAATACGTTAACGATGGTTACTACCAGGTAACCCTTAACGTTACTGACAAAAACAACTGTACCGTCATGGCGGTACAGAACTATATACTGGACACCCACAAGGCAGATTTTGTACTGGCAACAGAAGAACCCTGCCTCAACCAGGATTACCAGTACTACAATGCTTCCACCAATGCCAACAGCTTCCAGTGGGACTTTGGAGATGGTACCAGCAGTACAGATGCCAACCCTGTTAAAGGCTATGCAGCCGCCGGCAGCTATACCGTAAAACTAATCACCACTACAGCAAACGGCTGTACGGATACTGCCACTCAAAAGCTGCGTGTACCAGATCCTAAAGCAGATTTCAGCATGCCGGCAACGTTGGCCCCTTGTCCGCCAGCCAAAGTAGTATTTACCAATAACAGTACTGATTTCGCTACCACCAAATGGGATTTCGGAGATGGCTCCTTTACTGCCAACGACAACCCTGACGGTCATAACTATACGAAAGCAGGCACTTACAATATTGTACTCACCGTATATACCAGCGGCGGATGTAGCAGTACCACCACCCAAACAATGAAGGTGGATGGCCCTGATGGCACCATGAGCTTCACGCCTAACCAGGGCTGTGCGCCACTGGACATGCAGATGTCAGCTGTTGCCACCAAAACCGTAAGTTATGCCTGGGATTTTGATGACGGTGTTGTAGAAAAAACTACAGTACCAGTTTCTCCAAACCATACCTACACGACCAAAGGTATCTTCTATCCACGCGTGATACTCACCGATGATAAAGGCTGCGCAGTACCGGCAACTTCAACAGACAGACTCATTGTAGATAAAGCAGTCGCAGATTTTGACATCGACAATAGCGCTGCCTGTGGCGGCGGACAGGTGATATTCCTGAATAAATCAAATTCGCTTACAGAAGATTCGCTCGCATTACCATACAGCAGCAGCTGGGATTTCGGACGTAGCGGACTTCCAAATAACAACAGTATCAACAGAAACGGCGTATTCAATTATCCGACTCCCGGCGCCAGCACTGTGAAACTGACGGTTGTCAGTGCTTATGGCTGTACAGCTGAAAAACAAAAAAACCTGACGATTCCTACACAGCCCAAAGCCAATGTCAGCACTATCCCGGATATCTGCCAGTATGCAACTGCTACCATCACAGGTAGCGAAACCGCCGGTGTTCCGAATGCAAAATGGTTATGGAATATTGCGCCGGATATCAACAACAATACAACGGCCCCTATCAGCTTCGTTGCCAATACCGGTGGTATCATTCCTGTCAGCCTGACGATTACCAATGAAGATGGCAGCTGCCCCAGCACTGCCCTGAGCCAGATTAACGTGCACGTATCTCCGTCGCTGGCACCAACGCCTGACCAGATCAATATCTGCCGTGGTAACCCGATACTACTGATGGCCAATACCGATGCCGATGCGACAGTGACCTGGACCAACTATAACATTGATAACGCCAGCAGCAAAACACCACAGATTACACCAGATATTGATACGACCTATACGGTTGTCGCTACTAACCCTTACGGCTGTACGAATACAAAATCGGTACATTTTACAGTAACGCAACCATTTACGGTAACCACCAGTAATTACGCTATCTGCCACGGTACCGGTACCTTCCTGCAGGCATCCGGCGCATACCGTTACCAGTGGGCGCCAGCGCCAGGACTCAGTAATACCAGCATTCCCAACCCTTTGGTAAAACCTGAAATCAGCACTGATTATGTAGTGAGTGGATTTGATAAATTCAATTGCTTCGAAGTAAAAGCCACGTCGCACGTTACCGTAAATCCAACACCAATAGTAAATGCGGGCCCCGACCTTACCGCCTCTACCGGCTCCATTTTACCGCTGGCAGTTACCGGTAGTGAAGATATCACGCAGGTACGCTGGACGCCACAGGCCGACCTCAGCTGCTATACCTGCCTGAACCCTACGGCAACACCTAAAAATGATGTGACCTATTTCGTAGAAGTGACCAACCAATATGGTTGTAAGAGTACCGACGATGTCAGTATCAAACTGCTCTGCGATAACGCCAATATCTTCATTCCCAATACCTTCTCTCCAAACAGAGACGGTGTCAATGATATTTTCTATATCCGGGGAAGAGGGGTGAAGGAAGTAAGGTCATTTAAGATCTTTAACCGCTGGGGACAACTGCTGTTTGAACGATACAATTTCAACCCGGATGATATCTCGAAAGGTTGGGACGGTACCTTCAAAGGACAAGTACTTACCCCGGATGTCTACGTCTATTTTGCAGAAGTTATCTGCGATAAAGGCGGCGATGGCCTGCTGAAAGGAAACATTACTTTGTTAAGATAA
- a CDS encoding PKD domain-containing protein, protein MKYHPARCLKTLLLLLIILTGGKVLAQQAGFNYTASPASLCAPVTFTLQNTTTGTPVMYTWDFGDGRSSHDANPSVTYTTGGQKTITLTAKYYNGESTYYRQITVGDIPAVDFNANITQSCKLYTATFTDVTPGAQYRTWDFGDGSAPVQSTTSTITHAYGKAGKFSVTLTVTNSTGCTQKLVKSEYINISIPDVAVTSPTGGCVPYTAAFSATATNPATDPVSGYTWNFGDGTIQAGNATINHTYAQTGTYDITVTMTTNSGCTVTKAFPKQIHTGNPPSGVSFTVSPTTACVGEPVRVLADAKYAGNYFWDFGDGSTLDTTAYDLKHNFLASGNLTIQLKAGSNGCYTSPVSMPVTITGPVSSFSASRSCTNRTAFTFTNTSTNTTATSTYEWDFGDNSPLETTQNTTHQYSVTGKYTVRLTVKDNNGACSHSSFQTVYYFLPDFTAGVSAICRGSKATYEVLNIPQELVASYTWQFGDGSSATTTQQSYEKTFPVSGNFDDKLIINYKDAMYCTDVVTKVGNIRILAPVADFAITGGACAGQPVNLKNTSATSPNTPLTNWRWDLGNGLASTAQTPPATNYSASGDYTVKLVITDARNCMDSITRSITINPSPFIKVSSTQAKICEGSGTTLNAITDGNVQWLVTDNLSCTYCTTPTASPVVNTRYKALATNAYGCTVYDSTDISVVPKVSLTVTPNMNVCYGSSAKLQATGATYYNWTPVDGLTNNKIADPVSTPVADITYQVTGTNDPMCPYSAPVSVKLSVKPVPSVEAGKDQEVPVGSVVRLIATGSIDVVKWQWSPTDYLDCTTCPAVSAAIRKPMTYSVTGTNAFGCSKSDIVSIDLVCKSDAIFIPNTFSPNGDGVNDIFYPRGKGISFVKSFRIFNRWGQEVYHREQFNTDDISKGWDGMFKGKPQSADVYIYFIEAYCDTNEFMQLKGNVTLVR, encoded by the coding sequence ATGAAATACCATCCGGCAAGATGTTTAAAGACATTGTTGTTACTGTTAATCATATTAACAGGTGGGAAAGTGCTGGCACAGCAAGCGGGCTTCAACTATACAGCCTCCCCAGCTTCCCTTTGTGCTCCTGTAACCTTCACCTTACAAAACACAACGACAGGTACCCCGGTAATGTATACCTGGGATTTTGGCGACGGACGCAGCTCCCATGACGCCAATCCATCCGTTACCTATACCACCGGAGGACAAAAAACAATAACGCTTACTGCCAAATACTATAACGGAGAAAGCACCTATTACAGACAGATAACTGTGGGAGATATACCTGCGGTAGATTTTAACGCGAATATTACTCAGAGCTGTAAACTATATACCGCCACTTTCACCGATGTAACACCGGGCGCCCAATACCGCACCTGGGATTTCGGAGATGGCTCTGCGCCGGTACAATCTACCACCAGCACCATTACACATGCCTATGGCAAAGCAGGTAAATTCAGTGTAACCCTTACCGTTACTAACAGTACCGGCTGTACACAAAAGCTGGTAAAATCTGAATACATCAATATCTCCATTCCTGATGTTGCTGTAACCAGTCCAACAGGTGGATGTGTACCTTATACCGCCGCATTTTCCGCTACTGCTACCAATCCCGCCACAGACCCCGTTTCAGGATACACCTGGAACTTCGGTGACGGCACCATTCAGGCAGGTAATGCTACTATTAATCATACCTACGCCCAAACAGGCACCTACGATATAACCGTTACCATGACCACCAACAGTGGCTGCACCGTAACGAAAGCTTTTCCCAAACAGATACATACCGGCAATCCACCATCCGGCGTGAGTTTCACGGTATCACCAACAACTGCCTGCGTAGGAGAACCCGTACGCGTACTGGCTGATGCCAAATATGCCGGAAACTACTTCTGGGACTTTGGCGACGGCTCCACGCTGGACACCACCGCCTACGACCTGAAACATAATTTCCTTGCTTCCGGCAACCTGACCATTCAGCTGAAAGCAGGCAGCAATGGCTGTTATACCAGCCCGGTATCTATGCCCGTAACCATCACCGGGCCTGTATCTTCCTTTTCTGCCTCCAGGTCATGTACAAACAGAACTGCCTTTACCTTTACCAATACCTCTACCAATACTACCGCTACAAGTACCTATGAGTGGGACTTTGGCGATAACAGCCCGTTAGAAACCACCCAAAATACCACACACCAGTATTCCGTTACCGGAAAATACACGGTGCGCCTGACGGTGAAAGACAACAACGGCGCCTGCAGCCATAGCAGCTTTCAGACAGTTTACTATTTCCTGCCCGACTTCACCGCAGGGGTTAGTGCCATCTGCCGGGGAAGCAAAGCCACCTATGAGGTGCTGAACATACCACAGGAACTGGTTGCCAGCTATACCTGGCAGTTCGGGGATGGCTCCAGTGCTACCACCACCCAGCAGAGCTATGAGAAAACCTTCCCTGTCAGCGGTAATTTCGACGATAAACTGATTATTAATTATAAAGATGCCATGTATTGTACTGATGTTGTTACCAAAGTAGGCAACATCCGCATACTGGCCCCTGTGGCAGATTTTGCAATTACTGGCGGCGCATGTGCAGGCCAGCCTGTAAACTTAAAAAATACATCTGCCACCTCACCGAATACACCACTGACCAACTGGCGATGGGATCTTGGCAATGGTCTTGCCTCCACGGCACAAACACCACCGGCTACCAATTATTCCGCCTCTGGTGATTACACCGTGAAACTGGTAATTACCGATGCGAGAAATTGCATGGATTCTATCACGAGGTCCATTACCATCAACCCATCGCCATTCATTAAAGTATCTTCGACACAGGCTAAGATCTGCGAAGGCAGCGGTACTACGCTCAACGCCATTACCGATGGCAACGTGCAATGGCTCGTTACGGATAACCTCAGCTGTACCTATTGCACTACGCCAACAGCATCGCCGGTAGTCAATACCCGCTATAAAGCACTGGCTACTAACGCTTACGGCTGTACGGTGTACGATTCTACTGATATTTCGGTAGTACCAAAAGTTTCGCTGACGGTAACGCCGAACATGAATGTCTGCTATGGCAGCTCTGCCAAACTGCAGGCCACTGGCGCCACCTATTACAACTGGACACCCGTGGATGGTCTTACCAACAATAAAATTGCAGACCCGGTGAGTACACCGGTAGCAGATATCACCTATCAGGTTACCGGCACCAACGATCCGATGTGTCCCTATAGCGCACCGGTATCCGTGAAGCTGTCTGTAAAACCCGTTCCCAGTGTGGAAGCGGGCAAAGATCAGGAGGTTCCGGTAGGTTCTGTGGTACGCCTCATCGCTACAGGTTCCATAGATGTAGTCAAATGGCAATGGTCGCCCACGGATTATCTGGATTGTACGACCTGTCCGGCTGTCAGTGCGGCGATCCGTAAGCCCATGACATACAGCGTTACCGGCACCAATGCTTTTGGCTGCTCTAAAAGCGATATCGTGAGTATAGACCTGGTTTGTAAAAGTGATGCCATCTTCATCCCTAACACCTTTAGTCCTAATGGCGATGGCGTAAATGATATATTCTATCCACGCGGCAAGGGAATCAGCTTTGTGAAATCATTCAGGATTTTTAACCGCTGGGGCCAGGAAGTATATCACCGTGAGCAATTCAATACCGATGATATTTCCAAGGGCTGGGATGGGATGTTTAAAGGAAAGCCGCAATCCGCGGATGTTTACATCTATTTCATTGAAGCCTACTGCGATACCAATGAATTCATGCAATTAAAAGGCAACGTCACCTTAGTCAGATAA